The window TAAATAAAAGACAGTCACCTCAATGCATTGTATTTAGGGTTTGTATCTAAGTGATATTGTATTTAATCAGTTTATTAAGGATTTTTTTTGGAATCTTAACACTGTTTCCTAGTTGCAGAGAGAAGAAAAGAAGTGAAAAATAAGAAGGTAAGGCACAAAAGATCAAAACATTAATTGCACTACACATAAAAATGAGCTAAGAGTCGATCTTAGGTAAGATACAACTCCACTCCCTCTTTTTAATTGCAGTGCTACATCAGCATTTTGCCTATAATAACATGCTAAGAGACCAGCATTtggtagtatcataagttagtgtcATAGTATCGTAGATTTAGTATCTTAGATGATCTTATTTACTGTCATGCAAAACATATATAGtataatactcccttcgttcctaaatatttgtctttctaaatatttcaaatggataccacatacggatgtatatagatatattttagagcgtagattcactcatttttcttcgtatgtagtcacttgttgaaatatctagaaagacaaatatttaggaacggaaggagtatttGTTAtggtacggtatcatgatatgcctCTCTTTTGTATTCTATGCCACATCATTAAAATTGCCTAGTTGACATGCACAATAGTATTAGGTATGATAGTCCAACTATGGACAACCTTATTCCAAGACGTCGGTGGTGGTATAGGGTAAGCATGATTTGATCCGAAGTCACTCTACCCCTCTCTTCACTCACATTGCACGGTTGCTTGTGCTTGCGGTCGAGAACTCGAGATATTATTGGGTTTTATTTGGTTGCACTTTACCTACTCCCTCCATGTCTATATATAAGGCTATTTCATATTTTTATGTCTAACTTCGATTAACAATGAATTATATGCAACAAAAAGTATGTCATTGAATGTATATTTCAAAGAACTTTTTGCTGATATATTTTTGATGACATATAATCCATATTTTGTTGAACAAAGTGGCCTTGTTtagaaaaatggagggagtacaacatttTATTCTATTTCTCTTATGTGCTTGAAATGTTATATTCTTTTCGTGGAGTCCTTCACTTAAGAAAAAGCTCAATGACCTAAAAGAATGTATCATCTCATGATATTTTTGTTGCATAAAGACAATTCAGAAAATCATGTCCCCGCATGCATTTATTAACATGTTTTTTATGTATAGAATACCAATGTTTGCAatagtgtttttttattttctatGGTAGTTGGCCAAAGTTTTTCTAGCCAACTGGCCAATCCATTGGCAAGCAAAACCTCAACCAAAAATTTGGCACCAACTCTTTGGTAGGGGCAATCCACTTGTTAGCATGTTCAACGGCAAAGGGGACAGAAAATCTAGCTCTTCACCGACCGAAATCTCATAGTCAAAACAAGGCATATGACGAGACTAGAGCCCCATTATTAGCAGACAGACTGAAACTCGATTTAGTATCTACAGTTGTTCAAATGTCATTACAAATTAAACACTGACGAAGTAATAAGTACAACACGGCTTCAAGTTGACATAATAAACTGTTTGTCATGCCGCTCCCTTTATAATACAAAGCATCCACAGAATGCAGGAGCAGCGGTACAAGGCAAAAGCCAGACGAATTTTTGGACACCTATGTACAACAAGGAAGAACTAGTGCATAATGTTTCGTCTGGGTTTACGCAGCCTGGTGTGGTCTTTCTACCTTCATGCATCACGCAACAAACCCTCCTCGGAGAATGGCCCGACCATTGTCTTTTTGCCAGCATCGCACGCTTGGACAATGGTACATATATCGTTCTTCTCGAGGAACTTCTCTCCGTTCACCAGGATGAGAGGGATGTATTGCAGGACCAGTCGTTTGCACTGTCGAACAAGAAAATTATCAGCCTGTGCATCCTTTGCGTGCTATATATTGAACATTAACCGAAGAAGCTGAGATGTCTCCTTTGCGCATTATTTTGTTTTTAAAAGATGAGCCGGATATAGCTTACCTGCTGTTCATGACCTTCGATCTTCTTGCACTCCTTGAGGAGAATTTGAATTATCTCAAACTACAGATATCATATGGAAATTATTAAAGGCAGACACAAGGTAAAGGTGAAGACACCAACGATGCAAGTGAGATAAAGGAAATACCTCAGCATCAGGATCCTTCAGTTTGGACAAAACTTCATCCATGAGGTGGTGGCAAAACACGCATGTGCTCTCACTTCTCACACCAGACAGAAGAGCATTGTCCCTGCAGAGGCCATTTCGTTTGCAGAACTCTTCTGGCTTGATCTCAGCGATCTTGGCAAATAAGAGAGTTGCATAGGAGTCCACAAACTCAACACACTGCAGAGACAGAATGTTGCTTAGAAAAATCTATAAACTATTTCTGTTTAGGGTATCTTTTTATCAAGAAAATATAATCACTATGCATATAGTATCTTTTCATCAATCTTTCTACAGTAACTAAAACTCTATGTAATGAATTACAGGCCAAAGTGTTCAAAATTACTACCTTCTTTTCCAACGAGAATGTCTGAGAACAAGCTTCATGAAGGACCTCCATCATCTTATCTTGTGATTGTTTCTGACTAAGATAGCTAAGAGCTTCCTCTGTAAACTTCTCACAAGCTGGGCATAGTGGGCTGCCCCTCTCAACACGCACGGGAATTTTGCTCAAAGTTAGTTGATCCTTGATGATTTGACCAGAGCCTCGAGCCTCCTCCTGGATATCAAGAAAAACTGGGAACAAACAAATCAGATGTTACTGGCCAGAACAATTGCGAACACAAGGAGGAATATCGCTATAAACCTGAACCTTCTAACACTGAAGATGATATGCACTATCATGTATTCATGTGTGTATCTTGTTCATGCACATTCCCCATCTAAGCCTTGAACTACAGAAAGCGAACTAACAGCATAATAAGGAATTAGAAAACCAAGCATCAACATATACTAgaagttgacgatgttaacaatgacaTAGGCTGTCCAAATTCTATCCTTATACAGCCATGCATGATTTACAAGCACATGATATCATGGAAGCAATTGGACGATATGACAACTTCAATTTCGACACCAATACTACGAATTCGCATAAGAAGATTTCACAACAGGTGTATCCTTAATTCCAGTTCTAATTCCAATCCCAAGCCACTGATGTCGATTTAGAGATGAATAAACAACATAACTAGCATCATGGGATTGGAAAGGGGCTGTTGTGTGAGATATACCTGTGCTCCGGCCTTGTGCGGCTCCCAGGCTGACCAGCAGCAAGAGGAGTAGGAAGAACGGCAATCTCAGTCCCAAGCCCATCGCGCGATAGGTTCTGTCGTTGACCTGCAAAAAATAGGAATCAACACATACGGAATTAGCAAACCCATCAATCAATTTTGATCAGGAAACCGCAGGAAAACGGAAGGGGTGAATTGGTCTCATGAACAGCAGCTGAGCCTGTAACATCTCCGTtccaatttcagaaaatttcacatAACAACAAAGCCAACGCCGCAAAGGAGCCATGAAACCGACCGGTAAAGCCGATCGAATCGACCGGGCCAGGTCAACAGAATCATCAACAGTATGAGGAAGCGGATCGATCGGGGAAGGCGCGATGACACCGAACGAATCGGAGAGCTCGAGCAAGGGGGGTGAGGGAACGCCGGGATCCGAAATCCGAGGCTCACGGGGAGAAACGAAACTGGAAGCGAGCTGAGAATCAAACCTACCCTGCTGCGGTTGGGGAATCGAGTCGAGCAGGCAGCCGCCGGGAGGAGCAGGTGGTGGCGCGTCGGGGTCGTCCTGAtcttttttctgtttttgtgtATCGTGTATGTATAGCGTGCTCAAGATTATAGAAGTCTGATGACGGGGCTAAATAGGGCGTGGGTGGGGGTGGGTGATTGATCTCGCTTCGCCTTCGGAGTTGGGTTAGCGTGGAGGTTTTGGATCCGTGGAGGGAAGAAGTTGAGACGGTTAAGCAAGAGTAACTGCTTGTTCTTATTATTacaagtactagtactagtaggagtactatgcATGCATATTCCCTAATGTTTTTAAGGGATATTCCCTAATGCTATTTGGCGACCTTTCACAGGAGGAAATCCAAAGCGAACCCCCTCGTAGCCACAGAATCAAGCTGTGACGGTGGCAGTTTTTCGGGGGAAAAAATGCACTAAACTAAACAAAATGCCATGTTTTTTAATAAAAAATGGCATCCCAAACACTAAAACTACCGGACACGGCGTTTGCAAATGCCATCATGGCCAGTGAACCGTCGCTGTCTATTGCAATCCTATAtacactagtaagcatgcacgtgcaacacacgtacCCTAGTCTATAAAAATATTTAATTTGAGTCTTATTTCTTCTTTAGAGAGTCTTTTTACCAAGCCATTTAAAAAATATCGCTTACTCCAGTAAAAGGACATCATCGAGCATGCTGATGCACAAGCAAAGTTCATCTATCAAGTCGCGGTTTGTTGAATTGACAGACGGTCAAAGGAGAAATGCATGCGTGATGAGCTAAACTTTAGATGATATATGTGATGTTTTGAGGTTTTTAGGGGGGGTCTATCCAGAATCATACAATCGTGACGTTTGTGTAATTTTCGCCATTTTCCAAAGTCTCGATGTCTTATATTATCACCATTCAATTCTGAGTCCACTAAAATAATACTCCATCTGTCCCAAAATATGTGACTCAAGTTTGTACTAACATTgtactaaaattagtacaaagttgagtcactaattttgggacggagggagtagttttttctAAAATATGTCATATGAGCCTATTAACCGATAATTATAGTTAGTTTTGAAATAATAGTACAACACAGAATAACCATAATGATACAGAACGAAAAATACCTAATTGAGTGTCAGACAAAATACTACTCCATAAAATATAACATCCACAGACCACAAGATGACTTGCATGATTACAGAATTTAAATATATTCAATAAGAACAATCATTTTACAAATATCATGACTGAATATTTTGTTAAAcccttatttcgtgaaaaagatCATAACCAGACAGCCATATGGACACACCTGATAAGAAAAAAGAATTGGACAACATCCGACCCTAATATAAACCAAATGACCAAAAAGCTATCCATAAGTAAAAAAATTGAATTGGACAAAGCA is drawn from Triticum dicoccoides isolate Atlit2015 ecotype Zavitan chromosome 4A, WEW_v2.0, whole genome shotgun sequence and contains these coding sequences:
- the LOC119286293 gene encoding proactivator polypeptide-like 1 yields the protein MGLGLRLPFFLLLLLLVSLGAAQGRSTVFLDIQEEARGSGQIIKDQLTLSKIPVRVERGSPLCPACEKFTEEALSYLSQKQSQDKMMEVLHEACSQTFSLEKKCVEFVDSYATLLFAKIAEIKPEEFCKRNGLCRDNALLSGVRSESTCVFCHHLMDEVLSKLKDPDAEFEIIQILLKECKKIEGHEQQCKRLVLQYIPLILVNGEKFLEKNDICTIVQACDAGKKTMVGPFSEEGLLRDA